From one Propionispora hippei DSM 15287 genomic stretch:
- a CDS encoding DsrE family protein has product MENQETDKELYILWKSGDKETALSMVFMYTLNCKIKGWWEEVTLMVWGPSAKLLATDEELQGRVRQMMESGIHVTACISCAQMFGVVEDLRSLGIDVKPLGLPLSELLQANKKVLSV; this is encoded by the coding sequence ATGGAAAACCAGGAAACGGATAAAGAGTTGTATATATTATGGAAAAGCGGTGATAAAGAGACTGCGTTAAGTATGGTGTTTATGTATACGCTAAATTGCAAGATAAAGGGCTGGTGGGAAGAAGTCACTTTGATGGTTTGGGGTCCTTCGGCCAAGCTATTGGCGACCGATGAAGAACTACAGGGCCGGGTCCGACAGATGATGGAGTCCGGCATTCATGTGACGGCTTGTATTTCCTGCGCTCAGATGTTTGGTGTGGTAGAAGATTTGCGCAGCCTGGGGATTGATGTGAAGCCGTTGGGGCTGCCGCTGTCTGAGCTATTGCAGGCTAACAAGAAAGTTTTATCTGTCTGA
- a CDS encoding winged helix-turn-helix transcriptional regulator has protein sequence MNYFSDKKFAELGDAGMREELEEVQFLNQEDVEDYINTVTALQVIQGKWKTLIIWQICSGQVRFNELRRMIPKASQKMLSQHLRELEQAGVIQRKVYPENPPKVEYSLTELGHTLEPVFEKLREWGELYRCQMSPQDASHMVSDVVTKR, from the coding sequence TTGAATTACTTTTCGGATAAAAAGTTTGCGGAACTGGGGGATGCGGGGATGAGAGAGGAACTGGAGGAAGTGCAATTTCTGAATCAGGAAGATGTAGAGGATTATATAAATACAGTTACGGCGCTGCAAGTAATTCAAGGTAAATGGAAAACGTTGATTATTTGGCAAATTTGCAGTGGACAAGTAAGATTTAACGAGCTCAGGCGGATGATTCCCAAGGCATCGCAGAAAATGCTGTCTCAGCATTTACGTGAATTGGAGCAGGCTGGTGTGATTCAGCGTAAAGTTTATCCGGAAAATCCACCTAAAGTTGAGTATTCGTTAACGGAACTGGGACATACTCTGGAGCCTGTGTTTGAGAAGCTGCGCGAATGGGGCGAGCTTTATCGCTGCCAGATGTCACCACAGGATGCTAGTCACATGGTTTCAGATGTGGTTACAAAAAGGTGA
- a CDS encoding SDR family NAD(P)-dependent oxidoreductase, which produces MGNNRKIALVTGGSRGLGKNTAFALAQKGIDVIITYNMQKEKAAAVVEELTNSGCRAVALQLDVSQVASFPAFAEQLSTVLKEAWQREQFDFLINNAGIGLNAPFDRTTPEQFDSLLNIHFKGVFFLTQTLSGLLADNGGIVNFSTGLARFCLPGYSAYAAMKGAIEVLTKYLAKELGQRKIRVNVIAPGAIDTDFNKEALAAHPEMRDYIRAQTALGRMGQPDDIGGVVAALCTNEMAWVNAQRIEVSGGMFL; this is translated from the coding sequence ATGGGGAATAATAGAAAAATTGCGTTGGTAACGGGCGGTAGCCGGGGGTTAGGAAAGAATACGGCGTTTGCGTTAGCGCAAAAAGGCATTGATGTGATTATTACTTACAATATGCAAAAGGAAAAAGCCGCTGCCGTTGTTGAAGAACTGACAAACAGCGGCTGCCGGGCGGTGGCGCTGCAATTGGATGTGAGCCAGGTAGCATCATTTCCTGCTTTCGCAGAGCAATTGTCCACGGTTTTAAAAGAAGCCTGGCAACGGGAACAATTTGATTTTCTTATTAATAATGCGGGCATTGGCCTTAATGCCCCGTTTGATCGTACCACACCGGAGCAGTTTGACAGTTTGTTGAATATTCATTTTAAAGGGGTGTTCTTTTTAACGCAGACACTATCCGGTTTGCTTGCTGACAACGGAGGGATTGTAAATTTTTCGACGGGTTTGGCCCGGTTCTGCTTACCCGGATATAGTGCCTATGCTGCGATGAAGGGCGCGATTGAAGTGCTTACTAAATATTTGGCTAAAGAACTGGGACAACGGAAAATCAGAGTAAATGTCATTGCTCCCGGTGCTATTGATACGGATTTTAACAAGGAGGCATTAGCCGCGCATCCTGAAATGAGGGATTACATCCGGGCGCAGACTGCGTTGGGCAGAATGGGACAGCCCGATGATATCGGAGGTGTGGTTGCCGCTTTATGCACCAATGAAATGGCATGGGTCAACGCACAGCGTATAGAAGTATCAGGCGGCATGTTCTTATAG
- a CDS encoding PadR family transcriptional regulator, which translates to MSERTNDYLSYMRLVLGLYILKSLQQGPAHGNKIAEEIKRRTKNYYSPNTNLLYPLLRIMEEKNYIVGVWDNPATRGRRIYTITQVGSAYIPELEAKLKDRLEEAEARIEILKSDLLES; encoded by the coding sequence TTGTCAGAGCGAACTAATGATTACTTAAGTTACATGAGGCTTGTCCTGGGGTTATACATCCTGAAAAGTCTTCAGCAGGGACCGGCTCACGGTAATAAAATAGCCGAAGAAATAAAACGGCGCACGAAAAATTATTATTCCCCGAATACCAACCTGCTTTATCCTTTACTGAGAATAATGGAGGAAAAAAACTATATAGTCGGAGTGTGGGATAACCCCGCTACTCGTGGCAGACGTATTTATACAATTACCCAAGTGGGTAGTGCTTATATTCCGGAACTTGAGGCGAAGCTGAAAGACCGGCTTGAGGAGGCCGAAGCAAGAATAGAAATTTTAAAGTCAGACCTATTGGAGAGTTAG
- a CDS encoding DHA2 family efflux MFS transporter permease subunit, producing MVKKYFILVTVCLGTVLSAYVSSCVNIALPNIMAALNFNMDSIVWVSLGYMLPYGSTLPITGKLGDQLGAKPLYIAGLIVFTVASMLCGIADSSTTMVFFRILQGIGGGLILPNAMTIVAQTFEGNERGQALGIWSAIAAAGSAMGPILGGYLIEHFDWRTIFFSVAPVCVISIVLAILVIPVSKRNPSAKIDYPGAALLIVSVSCLLIALNQGQKEGWDSLYILSLFYAAFAAFTLFLAIEKWVEHPMVEYHLFRSMDFSVANAIGFVSFLVYYGGNYLLPFFLKSILDYNSATAGMAMLPLTACMVVASPIGGRLADRLGSRLPAFAGIMMIAGSLYWFETINTDYSLHNFAVRLALLGVGLGFTMSPLTNCAISSLPKDKVGVGSGIFNFGKNLGGSIGVVFAETLLTRREIYHTAELKEYLNPATHAPQEIFNLLRTLWGNQGMDSSALAVATHGWMTGQGLLPQQYAMLKALLGAMISRQASVLSFQDVFHTLAVICFLGGLLALFISPNNKN from the coding sequence ATGGTTAAGAAGTATTTCATTTTAGTTACCGTATGCCTTGGAACGGTACTTAGCGCTTATGTCAGCAGTTGTGTCAATATTGCTCTTCCCAATATTATGGCGGCGCTGAACTTTAATATGGACTCCATTGTCTGGGTGTCGCTGGGGTATATGCTGCCTTATGGGTCCACTCTTCCCATCACAGGCAAGCTGGGGGACCAGCTTGGCGCAAAGCCCCTCTATATAGCAGGCCTAATCGTGTTTACTGTGGCTTCCATGCTGTGCGGAATAGCCGACAGTTCCACCACTATGGTATTCTTTCGTATCCTTCAGGGGATAGGAGGCGGCTTAATATTACCCAATGCGATGACTATTGTTGCGCAAACCTTTGAGGGCAATGAACGGGGACAGGCGCTTGGCATATGGAGCGCCATAGCTGCCGCCGGCAGTGCGATGGGGCCGATACTCGGCGGTTATTTAATTGAACATTTTGACTGGCGCACGATTTTCTTTTCGGTTGCTCCGGTTTGTGTCATAAGCATTGTTTTGGCCATTTTGGTGATACCTGTGTCGAAGCGCAATCCGTCGGCGAAGATCGATTATCCTGGCGCTGCGCTCCTCATAGTCAGTGTCAGTTGCCTGCTTATCGCTCTCAATCAGGGACAAAAGGAAGGTTGGGATTCTCTTTATATTCTTTCCTTATTTTACGCTGCGTTTGCAGCGTTTACGCTGTTTTTAGCCATAGAGAAATGGGTAGAGCATCCAATGGTTGAATATCATTTGTTTCGAAGTATGGATTTTTCAGTAGCTAATGCCATTGGATTCGTATCTTTCCTGGTTTATTATGGCGGCAATTATTTACTCCCCTTTTTCCTCAAGTCGATTCTGGACTATAATTCCGCAACCGCAGGAATGGCCATGCTGCCTTTGACGGCCTGCATGGTGGTGGCCTCGCCGATCGGTGGACGACTGGCCGACCGTCTCGGTTCGCGACTGCCGGCATTTGCAGGTATCATGATGATTGCCGGTTCTTTATACTGGTTTGAGACGATCAATACCGATTATTCGCTTCATAATTTTGCCGTCAGATTGGCTTTGCTGGGCGTAGGGCTTGGGTTTACTATGTCGCCGCTCACCAATTGCGCCATTTCTTCACTGCCGAAGGATAAAGTCGGCGTTGGTTCGGGTATTTTTAATTTCGGGAAAAATCTTGGCGGCAGCATTGGTGTGGTATTTGCGGAGACACTGTTAACGCGCCGTGAAATCTATCATACGGCAGAACTAAAAGAATATCTGAATCCGGCTACCCACGCTCCGCAGGAAATATTTAACCTGCTGCGTACTTTATGGGGAAATCAGGGGATGGACAGTTCGGCACTGGCTGTAGCAACACATGGCTGGATGACGGGGCAAGGGTTATTACCACAGCAGTACGCTATGCTCAAAGCTTTGCTGGGAGCGATGATATCACGCCAGGCTTCTGTCTTATCCTTTCAGGATGTTTTTCACACTCTTGCGGTGATTTGCTTTTTGGGAGGACTGTTAGCACTATTTATTAGTCCTAACAACAAAAACTAG
- a CDS encoding FUSC family protein — protein sequence MMRYCLTQLARLGLTLQVLKTAFAAGLAWLVALLIPGSSYPVFAPLAAILTMQVTIADSIEKGVYRVLGVIVGVTVGGAIGSYFAVNTVTIFFAILLGISASTAFRLNPQITSQVGVSTLLVLVYGQTNGYILGRIWETMIGSLVAVLLNIAISPPQASVAARQAVVASIRQLMLVLEHMLDAPTDTEGSLLEARRMVTRIEKEHLQIIQTAHGFRYTPFQRRERKAMFELVLLINRVEHISIQIRGIARSLVDLHSLPGQTYDFSSVLKDVRLCLLIFARAVAANDVEAKEAAVMAVREMRANFSQYYYALQHEADTAPEVGAIFSDLGRILDEIEDKFPALNAQAAGSGRLFPGIDISANE from the coding sequence ATGATGCGTTATTGTCTAACTCAACTGGCAAGGCTGGGCCTAACGCTGCAGGTACTCAAAACAGCCTTTGCGGCAGGGTTGGCCTGGCTGGTCGCTTTGCTGATACCGGGCAGTTCTTATCCGGTTTTTGCGCCGCTGGCAGCTATTTTAACCATGCAGGTGACAATCGCTGATTCCATAGAAAAGGGAGTATACCGGGTTTTGGGCGTTATTGTGGGGGTCACAGTCGGTGGGGCGATTGGTTCTTACTTTGCCGTTAATACAGTAACTATTTTCTTTGCGATTTTACTGGGAATATCGGCTTCGACTGCTTTTCGTTTAAATCCGCAAATTACTTCCCAGGTAGGGGTCAGCACCTTGCTGGTGCTGGTTTACGGTCAGACGAACGGCTATATACTGGGCCGGATTTGGGAAACGATGATTGGCTCTCTTGTGGCCGTATTACTGAATATAGCGATTAGCCCGCCGCAGGCGAGTGTTGCCGCCCGGCAGGCCGTGGTTGCCTCCATCCGGCAACTGATGCTGGTGCTGGAGCATATGCTTGATGCTCCGACGGATACAGAAGGTAGCTTGCTTGAGGCAAGACGGATGGTAACGCGGATTGAAAAAGAGCATCTGCAGATTATCCAGACAGCGCATGGTTTTCGCTACACTCCCTTTCAACGACGGGAAAGAAAGGCTATGTTTGAACTGGTTTTATTGATAAACCGGGTAGAGCATATCAGTATCCAGATTCGCGGGATAGCCCGCAGCTTAGTAGATCTACATTCTTTGCCAGGCCAGACGTACGACTTTTCCAGCGTGTTGAAGGATGTACGCCTGTGTCTTTTGATCTTTGCCCGTGCGGTTGCGGCCAATGATGTTGAGGCGAAAGAAGCGGCAGTTATGGCGGTAAGGGAGATGCGGGCCAATTTCTCACAATACTACTATGCTTTGCAGCATGAGGCGGACACGGCGCCGGAAGTGGGTGCCATTTTTTCGGATCTGGGCCGCATTCTTGATGAAATTGAAGATAAGTTTCCTGCCTTAAATGCGCAAGCTGCCGGGAGCGGCCGGCTCTTTCCCGGCATTGACATTTCCGCCAATGAGTAA
- the abc-f gene encoding ribosomal protection-like ABC-F family protein: MSLINISNLTFAYEGSYDPIFENVSFQMDTDWKLGFIGRNGRGKTTFLNLLLGRYEYSGTIAGSVEFEYFPFAVTRPEELARDVLESICPGCPDWQVLRELSLLQVDGEVLYRPFATLSQGEQTKLLLAALFLKENSFLLIDEPTNHLDREARSSVSQYLNTKKGFILVSHDRAFLDSCVDHVLSINKNNIDIQKGNFSTWWENKRRQDQFELAENEKLKKDIARLSSAARRTANWSDQVEQTKLGSKNSGLRPDRGYLGHKSAKMMKRAKSIEARQQAAMEEKTGLLKNIENAGRLQMTPLDFYTQRLVEVGNLDIFYGNRAVCRQADFTIEQGDRIALSGKNGSGKSSLIKLICGEAIAYTGTFRKASRLIISYVSQDTSGLTDSLRDYIRGYGIDESIFKATLRKLDFSRVQFEKDMADFSGGQKKKVLLARSLCEKAHLYVWDEPLNFIDVISRLQLEGVLLDFSPTILFVEHDSEFCKNIATKVVTL, from the coding sequence ATGTCATTAATTAATATTTCAAATCTAACTTTTGCTTATGAGGGAAGTTATGATCCTATTTTTGAAAATGTGAGCTTTCAGATGGACACGGACTGGAAGTTGGGTTTCATAGGTCGAAATGGCAGGGGAAAGACTACTTTTCTCAATCTGCTGCTGGGTCGTTACGAATATAGCGGGACCATTGCGGGCAGTGTGGAATTTGAGTATTTTCCCTTTGCGGTAACCCGTCCGGAAGAACTAGCGAGAGATGTGCTGGAGAGCATCTGCCCCGGCTGTCCGGATTGGCAAGTACTGCGGGAGCTTTCGCTGCTCCAGGTGGACGGCGAAGTGCTGTACCGCCCCTTTGCCACATTATCGCAGGGCGAGCAGACCAAGCTGTTATTGGCAGCTTTGTTTTTGAAGGAAAATAGTTTCCTGCTGATTGACGAGCCGACCAATCATCTTGACCGGGAGGCGCGGTCTAGCGTCAGCCAATATCTTAATACGAAAAAGGGCTTTATTCTGGTGTCCCATGACCGTGCTTTTCTCGATAGCTGTGTGGATCATGTGCTTTCCATCAATAAGAATAACATCGACATTCAGAAGGGTAATTTCTCGACATGGTGGGAAAATAAAAGGCGGCAGGACCAATTTGAGCTGGCCGAGAATGAAAAACTGAAAAAGGACATTGCCCGCCTGTCCTCTGCCGCCAGGCGGACGGCTAACTGGTCGGACCAAGTGGAACAAACCAAGCTGGGCAGCAAGAACTCCGGCTTGCGGCCCGACCGGGGCTATCTTGGCCATAAATCGGCCAAGATGATGAAGCGGGCGAAGAGCATCGAGGCAAGGCAGCAAGCGGCTATGGAGGAAAAAACCGGTCTGCTGAAAAATATAGAAAACGCCGGACGGCTGCAAATGACGCCACTCGATTTTTATACCCAGCGGCTGGTGGAGGTGGGAAACCTCGATATCTTCTACGGAAACAGGGCCGTTTGCCGGCAGGCGGATTTTACGATTGAACAGGGGGACCGCATTGCGCTTAGCGGCAAAAACGGTTCGGGTAAATCCAGTCTGATCAAGTTGATTTGCGGCGAAGCCATTGCCTATACCGGTACGTTCCGGAAAGCCAGCCGGCTCATTATATCCTATGTGTCGCAGGATACTTCCGGCCTTACGGACAGTTTGCGCGACTATATCCGGGGCTATGGCATTGACGAAAGCATTTTTAAGGCGACCTTAAGAAAACTTGATTTTTCGCGGGTGCAATTTGAAAAAGATATGGCCGATTTCAGCGGCGGCCAGAAGAAAAAAGTGCTACTGGCCAGAAGCCTTTGTGAGAAAGCTCACTTGTATGTTTGGGACGAACCGCTTAATTTTATTGATGTGATCTCCCGGCTGCAGCTTGAAGGAGTGCTGCTGGACTTTTCGCCGACTATTTTGTTTGTTGAGCATGACAGCGAGTTTTGCAAGAATATAGCCACCAAGGTAGTAACGCTTTAG
- a CDS encoding L-lactate dehydrogenase, producing MNRNKLVIVGVGHVGSAVLNCALAFQLASEIVLIDTDGDKAVGEALDTSHGTSFAYYSPNIDVRAGGYEECRDADVIIIAAGPSIMPGENPDRLVLADRNVKTIREVMSSIVRYTQEAVIIIITNPLDVISYCAQNFFGYPKEKILGTGTTLETARLRRILANHYGVDPKDVQGYMLGEHGNSAFPAWSLVSVAGIAYDKLDAYFQPAKPLNTAAVGRQVVQVAYDVLSFKGCTNSGIAVVACRIARAVLANEGSIFPVSTTLEGEYGLSRVSLSLPCQIGAGGVKRRLAVPLTAEETEKLRHSAASISQVLRNTGLLS from the coding sequence ATGAATCGAAACAAACTTGTCATTGTTGGCGTGGGGCATGTGGGATCGGCGGTCCTCAATTGTGCGCTGGCCTTTCAACTGGCTTCGGAAATCGTACTGATTGATACGGACGGGGATAAGGCGGTGGGAGAGGCGCTGGATACCAGTCATGGCACTTCTTTTGCTTATTACAGTCCCAATATTGATGTCCGGGCCGGCGGCTACGAGGAATGCCGGGATGCCGACGTCATTATTATTGCGGCCGGGCCAAGTATTATGCCCGGTGAGAATCCGGACCGTCTGGTGCTAGCTGACCGGAATGTGAAGACCATCCGGGAGGTTATGTCATCTATTGTCCGCTATACGCAGGAAGCGGTTATCATTATCATTACCAATCCGCTGGATGTCATTTCCTACTGTGCGCAAAATTTCTTCGGCTATCCGAAGGAAAAGATCCTCGGTACCGGGACTACCCTGGAAACGGCCCGGCTCAGACGGATTCTGGCCAATCACTACGGTGTGGACCCGAAGGATGTACAGGGCTATATGCTGGGCGAGCATGGCAATTCGGCTTTTCCGGCCTGGAGTCTGGTCAGTGTGGCCGGTATCGCTTACGATAAGCTGGACGCTTATTTTCAGCCGGCTAAACCTTTGAATACGGCGGCGGTGGGCCGTCAGGTCGTTCAGGTCGCTTACGATGTGTTAAGCTTCAAGGGTTGTACAAACTCGGGAATAGCGGTGGTGGCCTGCCGGATCGCCAGGGCTGTTTTAGCCAATGAGGGCAGCATTTTCCCGGTTTCCACAACTCTTGAAGGCGAGTACGGTTTGAGCCGGGTGTCGCTCAGCCTGCCTTGCCAGATTGGGGCCGGCGGTGTTAAACGTCGGCTGGCAGTACCCCTGACGGCGGAGGAAACAGAAAAACTCAGGCACAGTGCGGCCAGCATCTCCCAGGTGTTGAGAAATACCGGCTTGCTGAGTTAG
- a CDS encoding BglG family transcription antiterminator, which translates to MVLTARRQELIKILEATAHDAPLTVKQLAGRFGVSERTIRYDLDFVEEALRHKGLALCKQTNRGVWIEATAGLAELPRMAFRDYVLSRRERCLAIVVYLLAAGQAAAAEALAEHLLVSRSTLLADLESVKELLVKYQAKLASKRGLGLWIEGKEKNLRNLLVQIFCTGTYDVSAPDQQAGEYPYEAELFHAYAGTLPVGELASFMIRLLQEQGLSYTDFSINYMVTSLAVQLKRLQQGRRLEETDSGGLSGMSGSFFAGLARQIAAELSCYDRRIGEEGEVTFIIRQLLGSQISCFSRLDEGERQKVNLLALNLAESFIKSCQRWLGDIYVDDEELLYGLALHLQPAIERARCKVTLTNPMLPQIREKYGELFAIVLKAVREIEQELGAGLSEDEIGYLTIHFGAAIERKKSRAQKSLKVVLVCGNGIGTAKLLSITLKSRMPYLDIVKVLSLYEWKQQTVSGVDLVISTVPLKRQDAAVLHVSPILSTLEMQVIENQIQSVYHKKFAAVEALALSGSLLGLKDVLVPSSVELDVRAGCWEEAIRQAGRLLVAGGAVEERYIDSMIACVKKIGPYIVIAPGIAMPHSRPEDGVKRICLSMVRLAEPVSFSDTRYEPVDLVFAFGAVDHESHFRVLSELWQMLKEPDIVQGLRQAADKAAVLALIPDCRPEFQQ; encoded by the coding sequence ATGGTTCTTACCGCACGTCGTCAGGAACTGATAAAAATTTTAGAGGCTACCGCCCACGACGCACCTCTGACGGTCAAGCAACTGGCCGGGCGGTTTGGTGTCAGTGAACGGACCATTCGCTATGATTTGGATTTTGTGGAAGAAGCGCTGAGACACAAGGGCCTTGCTTTATGCAAGCAGACTAACCGGGGCGTTTGGATCGAAGCGACGGCCGGTCTGGCCGAACTGCCTCGCATGGCTTTCCGGGATTATGTGCTTTCCCGGCGGGAACGCTGCCTGGCTATCGTGGTCTACCTGCTTGCCGCCGGTCAGGCGGCAGCAGCCGAGGCGCTGGCAGAACACCTGTTGGTCAGCCGCAGCACCTTGCTGGCCGATCTGGAAAGCGTAAAGGAGTTGCTGGTCAAATACCAGGCGAAGCTTGCCTCCAAACGGGGCCTGGGCCTGTGGATTGAAGGCAAGGAAAAGAACCTGCGCAATCTGCTGGTTCAGATTTTCTGCACCGGGACCTATGATGTCAGCGCGCCGGATCAGCAGGCGGGAGAGTATCCCTATGAAGCGGAACTCTTTCATGCCTATGCCGGCACGCTGCCGGTGGGGGAGCTGGCTAGCTTTATGATCCGGCTGCTGCAAGAGCAGGGACTGTCCTATACGGACTTTTCCATTAATTATATGGTAACTTCTCTGGCTGTTCAGCTAAAACGGCTGCAGCAGGGCCGGCGGCTGGAAGAAACCGACAGCGGGGGATTGAGCGGCATGAGCGGCAGCTTCTTTGCCGGTTTGGCCCGGCAGATTGCCGCCGAGCTATCCTGCTACGACCGCCGGATTGGCGAGGAAGGAGAAGTGACCTTTATCATTCGGCAACTGTTAGGCAGTCAGATTTCCTGCTTTTCGCGACTGGACGAAGGCGAACGGCAAAAGGTGAATCTGCTGGCCCTCAACTTGGCCGAAAGCTTTATCAAAAGCTGTCAGCGGTGGCTGGGCGACATTTACGTCGATGATGAGGAATTGCTCTATGGGCTGGCTCTGCACTTACAACCAGCTATCGAACGGGCTCGCTGCAAGGTTACGCTGACCAATCCGATGCTGCCGCAAATCAGGGAAAAATACGGTGAATTGTTTGCCATTGTACTCAAGGCCGTCCGGGAAATTGAACAGGAGCTGGGCGCCGGACTGTCCGAGGATGAAATCGGCTACCTGACCATTCATTTCGGGGCGGCCATTGAGCGGAAAAAAAGCCGGGCTCAAAAAAGTCTGAAGGTGGTACTGGTCTGCGGTAACGGGATCGGTACGGCCAAACTGTTATCCATTACGTTGAAAAGCCGGATGCCTTATTTGGATATTGTCAAGGTATTGTCGCTGTACGAATGGAAACAGCAGACGGTCAGCGGCGTCGATCTGGTGATCAGCACCGTGCCTCTAAAACGGCAGGATGCGGCCGTGCTCCATGTGTCGCCCATTCTGTCGACCTTAGAGATGCAGGTCATTGAGAACCAGATTCAGAGTGTATATCACAAAAAATTCGCCGCCGTGGAGGCGCTGGCTTTATCCGGCTCCTTGCTGGGGTTGAAAGACGTACTGGTGCCGTCCTCCGTCGAGTTGGATGTCCGGGCCGGTTGCTGGGAGGAGGCTATCCGGCAGGCAGGTAGGCTGCTGGTAGCCGGTGGGGCGGTCGAGGAGCGGTATATTGACAGTATGATTGCCTGTGTAAAAAAAATCGGCCCCTACATTGTTATCGCACCAGGCATTGCCATGCCTCATTCGCGTCCCGAGGACGGGGTTAAACGAATTTGCCTCAGTATGGTCAGACTGGCGGAGCCGGTTTCTTTCAGCGACACCAGGTATGAACCGGTCGATTTGGTCTTTGCTTTTGGCGCCGTCGACCATGAATCCCATTTCCGGGTTCTTTCCGAACTGTGGCAAATGCTGAAGGAACCGGACATAGTGCAGGGTTTGCGCCAGGCTGCGGATAAAGCGGCGGTGTTGGCGTTGATACCGGATTGCCGTCCGGAGTTTCAGCAATGA
- a CDS encoding PTS sugar transporter subunit IIA, whose protein sequence is MLTDLLTADVIRLHVGCDNWREAVKSGTDLLVDKNCVEPRYQQAIVGNHETLGPYMVIAPGIMLAHARPEDGVKKLAMSLVTLKEPVAFGNKTNDPVKLLITLAAPNRNSHLTALSQLMELLMNAEDIRSIMDATKKEAVLAIIRRYS, encoded by the coding sequence ATGTTGACGGACCTTCTTACAGCAGATGTCATCCGCTTACATGTCGGATGTGACAATTGGCGGGAGGCGGTGAAAAGCGGCACCGACCTTTTGGTGGATAAAAACTGTGTTGAACCGCGCTACCAGCAGGCAATTGTGGGCAATCACGAAACGTTGGGACCGTATATGGTCATTGCGCCGGGCATTATGCTGGCTCATGCCCGGCCGGAAGACGGGGTGAAAAAGCTGGCCATGAGTTTGGTTACCCTGAAAGAGCCTGTTGCTTTTGGCAACAAAACCAACGATCCGGTTAAATTGCTGATTACGCTGGCCGCACCAAACCGGAATTCGCATCTGACGGCTTTATCTCAGCTTATGGAGCTGCTGATGAATGCCGAAGATATCAGAAGCATTATGGACGCGACGAAAAAGGAGGCGGTACTGGCAATCATCAGACGCTACTCTTAG
- a CDS encoding PTS sugar transporter subunit IIB — protein MKILVCCGSGLGSSFMIEMNIKKILKENNVAATVDHSDLSSASGIKADIYVGTRDIASQLTALGGKVVSLNSMIDMKELKEKLLAALGDSGTI, from the coding sequence ATGAAAATTCTGGTATGCTGCGGCAGCGGTCTGGGCAGCAGTTTCATGATTGAAATGAACATCAAAAAAATACTTAAGGAAAACAATGTGGCGGCTACGGTGGATCACAGTGATCTGTCCTCGGCGTCGGGGATCAAAGCCGACATTTACGTCGGTACCAGAGATATTGCCAGCCAGCTAACGGCGCTGGGCGGCAAGGTGGTTTCCTTAAACAGTATGATCGACATGAAGGAATTGAAAGAAAAATTACTGGCTGCCTTGGGGGACAGTGGAACCATATAG